DNA from Pseudomonadota bacterium:
CGCATACTGCGAGTCTCTCCGGACGCTACCGAGCAATATTCTTGGGTACGGGATGAAGCTCGCGGTTTGCCGAGCGTTCACCCCCGCGCCGAGGACGTGCTGATCCTGCAACCCGATCTGGTAGTCCGTTTCTATGGCGGCGGCCCAAATGCTCGGACGTTCCTGGAGCGCGCAGGCGTGCGCGTACTGCAAGTGCCGTATGTGAGCACAATCGCTGATGCGCGTCGCAATCTGCTCGAGCTTTCGGCCGCGCTGGGGGTGGCGCAGCGGGGACAGCGCCTGGCATCGCTCATGGACCGTCGGCTAGCGGCCATCGAGCCACCGCCGCTGCCCGTTGAAGCGCTCTACATGACCCCATCGGGTGTAAGCGCCGGATCCGGTACGCTGATCAACGAGATGATGCAAACTGCGGGACTACGTAACTTCCAACGCGAGCCGGGCTGGCATCCCCTGCCGCTGGAGCGGTTGGCGTACGAGCGCCCCGGTCTTCTCGCGCTCGCTTTCTTCGACACCAAAACGAACCATGCCGATGC
Protein-coding regions in this window:
- a CDS encoding ABC transporter substrate-binding protein, whose product is MIPARQPLKLGAVACALTLALTGAALYGCGSNTAVLSAAVVDGSEPAPVAETGEGTERAGAPRRIISLDYCADQYVVGLVERDRILRVSPDATEQYSWVRDEARGLPSVHPRAEDVLILQPDLVVRFYGGGPNARTFLERAGVRVLQVPYVSTIADARRNLLELSAALGVAQRGQRLASLMDRRLAAIEPPPLPVEALYMTPSGVSAGSGTLINEMMQTAGLRNFQREPGWHPLPLERLAYERPGLLALAFFDTKTNHADAWSPSAHPVARRQLRELPSVSLDSAWVSCGGWFLVEAVEALAAAGREAVR